GCTGTATCACAAGTTCGGCTTGAAGGAGTATTGTGTTCTGTCCCGGAGCTTATGTCCCAGGTCCCCCTGGGGTAAATGGGTTACAGTTTTCGGTCCCATGGGAGGTCATTTCATGGCCTCTGGCAATCATAG
The window above is part of the Nitrospirota bacterium genome. Proteins encoded here:
- a CDS encoding Uma2 family endonuclease — its product is MQRLEKGRERIIEEKYVRGAPDLVVEVRSPTHLDRDRVVKKKLYHKFGLKEYCVLSRSLCPRSPWGKWVTVFGPMGGHFMASGNH